One genomic segment of Caldimonas brevitalea includes these proteins:
- the nosZ gene encoding TAT-dependent nitrous-oxide reductase, giving the protein MSQGKKSPNESAPVTGRRRFLNTAALAGLSVGFVGCTDKTAASTSAAPAASGASHGEASSPHLKPGELDTYYGLWSGGHTGDLRVLGLPSGREILRIPCFVPDALVGWGITNESKKIMGTKPDGSLRYTVGDSHHVHASYKDGNYDGRYAWINDKINSRLARIRLDYFVCDKITELPNVQGFHGIFPDKRDPVDPAINYTTRVFCGSEFQIPLPNQGQGTDKTDQYRSMFTCVDAETMEVRWQVLIDGNCDLTATSYDGKLAATNQYNVENGARYEDMMSAERDACLFFNIARIEQAVKDGKFRTVGTSKVPVVDGTRANNADPKTALTAYVSVPKNPHGVNASPDGKYFICAGKLSPTGTVIELAKVLDWFDGKLEKIDQAIVAEVELGLGPLHTAFDGRGNGYTTLFLDSQVVKWNIEAAIKFHAGDKTAKYVLDRIDVQYQPGHVNASQSETVAADGKWLAVGCKFSKDRFLPVGPLHPENEQLIDISGEKMVLAGDHPVRGEPHDFIILKRELLRPKQVYALDDFPLAVKDPKESGVFRSGRKVTVKMTSLAPAFSLREFTVKKGDEVTLILTNLDKVEDLTHGFAIPKYNVNFIVNPLETASVTFIADQPGVFWCYCTHFCHALHLEMRTRMIVEA; this is encoded by the coding sequence ATGAGTCAAGGCAAAAAATCGCCGAACGAATCCGCGCCCGTCACCGGCCGCCGTCGCTTCCTGAATACCGCAGCGCTCGCCGGCCTGAGCGTCGGCTTCGTCGGGTGTACCGATAAGACTGCCGCGTCGACATCGGCCGCCCCGGCGGCGTCCGGTGCCAGCCATGGCGAGGCATCCAGCCCGCACCTGAAGCCCGGCGAGCTGGACACCTACTACGGCCTCTGGAGCGGCGGCCACACGGGCGACCTGCGGGTGCTGGGACTGCCTTCGGGCCGTGAGATCCTGCGCATTCCCTGCTTCGTGCCGGATGCGCTGGTGGGCTGGGGCATCACCAACGAGTCCAAGAAGATCATGGGCACCAAGCCCGACGGCAGCCTGCGCTACACCGTCGGCGACAGCCACCACGTGCACGCCTCCTACAAGGACGGCAACTACGACGGTCGCTATGCCTGGATCAACGACAAGATCAACAGCCGCCTGGCCCGCATCCGGCTCGACTACTTCGTCTGCGACAAGATCACCGAGCTGCCCAACGTGCAGGGCTTCCACGGCATCTTCCCCGACAAGCGCGACCCGGTCGACCCGGCCATCAACTACACGACGCGTGTCTTCTGCGGCTCCGAGTTCCAGATCCCGTTACCCAACCAGGGGCAGGGGACCGACAAGACGGACCAGTACCGGTCGATGTTCACCTGCGTGGACGCGGAAACGATGGAGGTCCGCTGGCAGGTGCTGATCGATGGCAATTGCGACCTGACCGCGACCTCGTACGACGGCAAGCTGGCGGCCACCAACCAGTACAACGTCGAAAACGGCGCGCGCTACGAGGACATGATGTCGGCCGAGCGGGACGCCTGCTTGTTCTTCAACATCGCCCGCATCGAGCAGGCGGTGAAGGACGGCAAGTTCCGCACCGTCGGCACCTCGAAGGTGCCCGTGGTCGACGGCACGCGCGCCAACAACGCCGATCCCAAGACCGCGCTGACCGCCTATGTCAGCGTGCCGAAGAACCCGCACGGCGTGAACGCCAGCCCGGACGGCAAGTACTTCATCTGCGCCGGCAAGCTGTCGCCGACCGGCACCGTGATCGAGCTGGCCAAGGTGCTCGACTGGTTCGACGGCAAGCTGGAGAAGATCGACCAGGCCATCGTGGCCGAGGTGGAGCTGGGCCTCGGCCCGCTGCACACCGCCTTCGACGGCCGCGGCAATGGCTACACCACCCTGTTCCTGGACAGCCAGGTGGTGAAGTGGAACATCGAGGCCGCCATCAAGTTCCACGCCGGCGACAAGACCGCCAAGTACGTGCTGGACCGCATCGACGTGCAATACCAGCCGGGCCACGTCAACGCGTCGCAATCGGAAACGGTGGCGGCTGACGGCAAGTGGCTGGCGGTGGGTTGCAAGTTCTCGAAGGACCGTTTCCTCCCGGTCGGGCCGCTGCATCCCGAGAACGAGCAGCTGATCGACATCTCCGGCGAGAAGATGGTGCTCGCGGGTGACCACCCGGTGCGCGGCGAGCCGCACGACTTCATCATCTTGAAGCGTGAGCTGCTGCGCCCGAAGCAGGTCTATGCGCTGGACGACTTCCCGCTGGCGGTCAAGGACCCTAAGGAGTCCGGCGTGTTCCGCAGCGGCCGCAAGGTGACGGTGAAGATGACCTCGCTGGCGCCGGCCTTCAGCCTGCGCGAGTTCACCGTGAAGAAGGGCGACGAGGTGACGCTGATCCTCACCAACCTGGACAAGGTCGAGGACCTGACGCACGGCTTCGCGATACCGAAGTACAACGTCAACTTCATCGTCAACCCGTTGGAGACGGCCTCGGTGACCTTCATCGCCGACCAGCCCGGCGTGTTCTGGTGCTACTGCACCCACTTCTGTCACGCGCTCCACCTGGAGATGCGCACGCGGATGATCGTCGAAGCCTGA
- a CDS encoding c-type cytochrome: MSKRLLISVLAIAALAACGKKEAEAPTAPPAPATTPAPAPAAPAAAENVVGKKVYGNVCAMCHAAGVAGAPKPGDQADWTARSAQGKDVLYKHAIDGFTGAKGMMPARGGNASLTDDEVKAAVDYMIAFTR, encoded by the coding sequence ATGAGTAAACGACTGCTGATTTCCGTCTTGGCCATCGCGGCCCTGGCCGCCTGCGGCAAGAAGGAGGCGGAAGCGCCCACTGCCCCGCCGGCTCCCGCCACCACCCCTGCCCCTGCCCCGGCCGCTCCCGCGGCAGCTGAGAACGTGGTGGGCAAGAAGGTGTACGGCAACGTCTGTGCGATGTGCCACGCAGCCGGCGTTGCCGGTGCACCCAAGCCCGGCGACCAGGCCGACTGGACCGCCCGCTCGGCACAAGGCAAGGACGTGCTGTACAAGCACGCCATCGATGGTTTCACCGGCGCGAAGGGCATGATGCCCGCGCGAGGCGGCAACGCGTCGCTGACCGACGACGAGGTCAAGGCCGCCGTCGACTACATGATCGCCTTCACGCGCTGA
- a CDS encoding FAD:protein FMN transferase yields MDTRSHLPVNRRRRSLMAALPLLVCGLGLGDARAERSVLRDSRLLMGTRVDISVAAANPALARRAINLAWTEMGRLVDMMSHFSATSVVAAINLAAGVQAVQVPAELMRVLKMAQQESVRSRGAFDITVGSIRGWSFDPHQPGMPSGEAVARQLPLVDFRRVVLDEQAGTAFLTQRGMRIDLGGIAKLPILEAGIETLKRNGIASAMINGGGDVAVGGPLEERPWRIGVRDPRAPQRLLGVLPVTEGFVVSSGDYERFFMRHGQRLHHILNPGTGRPTEGLRGVTLVARDLESVNGVGASLMVAGAAAARQRVRREAGLEGLWVKADGTLSMSPGLAHRWVGA; encoded by the coding sequence ATGGACACGCGATCTCACCTCCCGGTGAACCGGCGCCGCCGCAGCTTGATGGCCGCCCTGCCGCTGCTGGTCTGCGGACTCGGGCTCGGCGATGCCCGAGCCGAGCGCTCCGTGCTGCGAGACTCGCGCCTGCTGATGGGCACCCGAGTGGACATCAGCGTGGCGGCCGCGAACCCCGCACTGGCGCGTCGTGCCATCAACCTGGCTTGGACGGAAATGGGGCGCCTGGTGGACATGATGAGCCACTTCAGCGCCACCAGCGTCGTCGCCGCGATCAACCTGGCCGCCGGCGTGCAGGCGGTGCAGGTGCCGGCCGAGTTAATGCGCGTGCTGAAGATGGCTCAACAGGAGTCCGTACGCAGCCGTGGTGCGTTCGATATCACGGTGGGTTCGATCCGCGGCTGGTCCTTTGATCCGCATCAACCCGGGATGCCCTCCGGCGAGGCCGTCGCCCGGCAGTTGCCGCTGGTCGACTTCCGCCGTGTGGTGCTCGACGAACAGGCCGGGACTGCGTTCTTGACCCAGCGCGGCATGCGCATCGACCTGGGCGGCATCGCCAAGCTGCCGATCCTCGAAGCCGGCATCGAGACGCTGAAACGCAACGGGATTGCCAGCGCGATGATCAACGGCGGTGGCGACGTGGCCGTCGGCGGCCCGCTCGAGGAGCGTCCTTGGCGCATCGGCGTGCGCGACCCGCGCGCCCCGCAGCGCCTGCTGGGCGTGCTGCCGGTCACCGAGGGGTTTGTGGTCTCCTCCGGCGACTACGAGCGCTTTTTCATGCGCCATGGCCAGCGACTGCACCACATCCTCAACCCCGGCACCGGGCGTCCCACGGAGGGGCTGCGCGGCGTGACGCTGGTGGCCCGCGACCTGGAGTCGGTCAACGGCGTGGGGGCCAGCTTGATGGTGGCCGGCGCAGCCGCCGCAAGGCAACGTGTGCGCCGTGAGGCGGGGCTCGAGGGACTGTGGGTGAAGGCCGATGGAACGCTCTCGATGTCGCCCGGGCTGGCCCACCGTTGGGTCGGGGCCTGA
- a CDS encoding beta-eliminating lyase-related protein, producing the protein MAQDISLGEDDKWLAPIADSLRALAKDVRFNFHALPISQGASLHGTLCKEKYRKIFSEDVLKFETTVTGKHFDTFFFAESCIQKSEKMAAELFGANGTLFITAGTTAANQIALNALYKNGHKVLLDRNCHQSLHFSLNMLRAEVSYLTPNWSCHATGMRAWDVDALLANCLAAQESGAGFDLIILNAHSYDGLVHSIPRVLAHLLNNGVKTRNFLIDEAWGAANYFCDILSEHAALNIEELQESHPDLNIVVTHSSHKSLSCLRQASMVHYRGDGSVLEKLRISRFRLHTTSPSYPILASLDLARAQMQAEGWELRKEARHLAESFKHEIITNPQFQSLSIDLPMVPRSAASHVIHDPTKIPLNTERLAISTEEIKDYLFLHHGIYVNRITEKSMLLNFHIGITKEATVALLAALSDLLHQEGMSAQAVTSTDYIIPYPPGVPLIVPGDQITAETHREIDNIRKRGILVFNA; encoded by the coding sequence ATGGCCCAGGATATATCGCTCGGAGAGGATGATAAATGGCTTGCCCCTATCGCCGACAGCTTACGAGCGCTTGCTAAAGATGTTCGATTCAACTTCCATGCCTTGCCCATATCGCAAGGCGCCTCCCTACACGGTACTCTCTGCAAAGAGAAATACCGAAAAATATTCAGCGAAGATGTTCTGAAATTTGAAACCACAGTGACTGGAAAGCACTTCGACACCTTCTTTTTCGCCGAAAGTTGCATTCAAAAGTCCGAAAAAATGGCGGCCGAGTTGTTTGGCGCCAATGGGACGCTGTTTATCACAGCTGGGACAACAGCAGCAAATCAGATTGCGCTGAATGCATTGTACAAAAACGGTCACAAAGTACTGCTCGATAGAAACTGCCACCAGTCTCTCCATTTCAGCCTCAACATGCTGCGCGCAGAGGTGTCCTATCTGACGCCGAACTGGTCATGCCATGCGACCGGCATGCGAGCGTGGGACGTTGACGCTTTGCTCGCCAACTGTCTTGCTGCACAGGAGTCCGGCGCTGGGTTCGATCTCATCATTCTGAATGCTCACTCATATGATGGCTTGGTGCACAGCATCCCCCGAGTTCTTGCACACCTGCTGAACAACGGAGTGAAAACCAGGAATTTTCTGATCGACGAAGCTTGGGGGGCCGCCAATTATTTTTGCGACATCCTCTCGGAGCATGCAGCCCTCAACATCGAAGAGCTTCAAGAATCGCATCCCGACCTCAATATCGTCGTCACCCATTCCTCGCACAAATCGCTCAGCTGTTTGCGGCAAGCTTCGATGGTTCATTACCGCGGCGACGGCAGCGTTCTAGAGAAACTTCGTATCTCACGTTTCCGCCTTCACACCACATCTCCGAGTTATCCGATCCTGGCCTCATTGGACCTGGCGCGCGCTCAGATGCAAGCCGAGGGATGGGAGCTCAGAAAAGAAGCACGACATCTTGCCGAGAGCTTCAAGCACGAAATCATCACCAACCCTCAATTCCAGTCGCTTTCGATTGACCTGCCGATGGTTCCGCGTTCGGCAGCATCCCATGTGATTCACGACCCGACGAAGATTCCACTCAACACCGAGCGACTCGCCATTTCGACGGAAGAGATCAAAGACTATCTTTTCCTACACCACGGGATATATGTAAACCGAATCACAGAAAAATCCATGCTGCTCAATTTTCATATCGGGATCACAAAAGAAGCGACAGTTGCCCTACTGGCGGCCCTATCCGATCTTTTGCACCAGGAAGGCATGTCCGCCCAAGCAGTCACGTCGACTGACTACATCATTCCCTACCCTCCCGGTGTGCCGCTGATTGTGCCGGGAGATCAGATAACAGCTGAAACGCACCGAGAAATCGACAACATCAGAAAACGTGGCATTTTGGTTTTCAACGCCTGA
- a CDS encoding AMP-binding protein has product MIALKGIAAIARETPEEPAIVDGPVVMSWRQLEGCTRKKIAFLLAHYGKDLPKQALYISKNRVELVPWLSAFATLGVPISGLDYTLSLQSLSSLIEKTGATLLLMSSTLWDHRAALDRLAPESVLKIDLDSVTQSFFEEYSYSAQPESALSPEQGYALQSYRALGFTSGTTGLPKAVLRTKSFDPRRFAYFTATYGFNRRDRYLLCMPLYHAAGNGWARLFLSLGATIFIADLDCPGILVEAMVRHEITTTTLTPVMLSRLLDHIETAVLGQPAALRWVLVGGKHFPVPLKSRALSVLGSCVHEYYGTTETGVNTIADPRDIELCPGSVGRAYDGNKIIIIDADGKIVPNGVPGAVAIHSYMSMDRYLDGDMQRRTIDGLEYLVTPELGYLDDDGRLFLLNRTADTRQTAHLYRLEDSIRALPCVADVAIVSGEGAPHCALSLIKGRLSTDQAVLARVQRLAEAEDVRFERMAILPSIPYSPSGKVRVQDLEALLA; this is encoded by the coding sequence ATGATTGCTTTGAAAGGAATTGCCGCGATAGCGAGGGAAACGCCCGAAGAACCGGCGATTGTGGATGGCCCGGTGGTGATGAGCTGGCGCCAGCTTGAAGGCTGTACGCGAAAGAAGATCGCCTTTCTTCTAGCGCATTACGGGAAAGATTTGCCTAAGCAAGCGCTGTACATCTCGAAGAATCGAGTCGAATTGGTGCCATGGTTGTCGGCATTCGCCACTCTGGGCGTACCGATTTCGGGGCTGGACTACACCTTATCACTGCAGTCCTTGAGCAGCCTTATCGAGAAGACGGGCGCTACCCTGCTTCTGATGTCCTCCACGCTCTGGGATCACCGTGCCGCTCTCGATCGCCTCGCACCAGAAAGCGTCTTGAAGATCGATCTTGACTCGGTAACCCAGTCGTTCTTCGAAGAATACTCTTATAGCGCACAACCGGAAAGCGCGTTGTCGCCCGAGCAAGGTTATGCCCTGCAAAGTTATCGCGCCCTAGGCTTCACGTCTGGCACAACGGGCCTCCCGAAAGCCGTGCTCCGCACCAAGTCATTCGACCCGCGGCGTTTTGCGTACTTTACCGCGACTTATGGGTTCAACCGCCGGGATCGCTATCTTCTGTGTATGCCGCTCTACCACGCAGCGGGAAATGGGTGGGCCCGACTTTTCTTGTCGCTCGGAGCCACCATCTTCATTGCGGATCTCGACTGCCCCGGGATATTGGTGGAGGCAATGGTGCGGCACGAGATCACCACCACGACCCTGACACCGGTAATGCTCTCGCGCCTGCTGGACCACATAGAGACCGCAGTCCTCGGGCAACCTGCTGCTTTGCGGTGGGTCCTGGTGGGCGGCAAACACTTTCCTGTTCCGCTGAAGTCGCGCGCGCTGTCGGTCCTGGGCAGCTGCGTACACGAGTATTACGGCACCACCGAAACCGGCGTGAACACTATCGCGGACCCGCGCGACATCGAACTCTGTCCCGGGAGTGTCGGTCGCGCATACGACGGGAACAAGATCATCATCATTGATGCGGATGGAAAGATCGTTCCGAATGGCGTCCCTGGCGCCGTGGCGATTCACAGCTATATGAGCATGGACCGCTATCTAGATGGGGACATGCAGCGGAGAACGATAGACGGCCTGGAGTATCTAGTGACCCCGGAGCTTGGCTACCTCGACGACGACGGCCGGCTTTTTCTACTCAACCGTACCGCAGACACTCGCCAGACGGCCCACCTTTATCGATTGGAAGATTCGATTCGAGCCCTACCTTGCGTCGCCGATGTGGCCATCGTCTCTGGAGAGGGGGCACCGCATTGTGCGCTCTCTCTCATCAAAGGACGCCTATCCACCGACCAAGCGGTGCTGGCCCGTGTTCAGCGCCTAGCCGAAGCCGAAGACGTGCGCTTCGAGCGCATGGCAATTCTGCCGTCTATTCCCTACAGCCCGAGCGGCAAGGTGCGCGTCCAAGACTTGGAGGCGTTACTCGCCTGA
- a CDS encoding DMT family transporter codes for MKPTYLKGVLACLIATVSWGAMFPVMTSALTKLDPFNFTALRYTLAGLGFIILLLLMEGSKSLSLKGERTILVWFLGTCGFAGFGFLVFYGQELAGPSGALTASITMATMPMLGMLVNWIVRRTRPPLPTLLLILLSFAGVSLVITEGNFSDLVMTPEAFVPNIPILAGALCWVIYTVGGSFFPTWSAYRYTALTTVMGLTTVYAVVAVLTVLGKIHIPSVAQVFSVGPHLLYMALVAGLVAVLCWNVGNKILTPLNGVLFMDVVPITAFTLSALTGVQPGSMQVAGACITAFALIANNIYQRMQAAGASRKNQMVGLTAKRAA; via the coding sequence ATGAAACCGACTTATCTGAAAGGCGTCCTCGCCTGTCTTATTGCCACAGTCTCATGGGGAGCAATGTTCCCAGTGATGACGTCAGCGTTGACCAAACTCGACCCGTTCAATTTCACCGCCCTGCGATACACCTTGGCGGGACTCGGCTTCATCATCCTCCTGCTGTTGATGGAGGGCTCAAAATCTTTGAGCTTGAAGGGCGAGCGCACCATTCTGGTGTGGTTCCTCGGGACATGCGGCTTTGCAGGGTTTGGTTTCCTTGTTTTTTATGGGCAGGAGCTGGCCGGCCCGAGCGGCGCACTCACGGCTTCTATCACGATGGCAACGATGCCCATGCTTGGAATGCTCGTCAACTGGATCGTCCGTCGCACACGTCCGCCCCTTCCCACGCTATTGCTCATCCTGCTGTCTTTCGCAGGCGTTTCCCTCGTCATAACGGAAGGAAATTTTTCCGACCTCGTCATGACCCCGGAAGCCTTTGTCCCCAATATCCCCATCCTGGCCGGCGCCCTGTGCTGGGTTATTTATACGGTGGGTGGCAGCTTCTTTCCGACATGGTCGGCCTATCGGTATACGGCGCTCACGACGGTGATGGGGCTCACAACGGTTTACGCAGTCGTAGCGGTGCTCACCGTGCTCGGAAAGATTCATATCCCATCCGTTGCCCAGGTCTTCAGCGTCGGCCCCCATTTGCTCTACATGGCGCTCGTGGCCGGACTGGTGGCGGTACTTTGCTGGAACGTTGGGAACAAGATTCTCACGCCACTTAACGGGGTTCTCTTTATGGACGTTGTCCCCATCACTGCCTTCACCTTGTCGGCATTGACCGGTGTTCAACCAGGCTCTATGCAAGTCGCTGGCGCCTGTATCACCGCCTTCGCCTTGATAGCGAACAACATCTATCAGCGCATGCAGGCGGCAGGCGCTTCCCGCAAAAATCAGATGGTGGGGCTGACCGCTAAACGAGCCGCATGA
- a CDS encoding LysR family transcriptional regulator, translated as MNFQHLRTFVVIAQERSLTLAADKLCLSQPAVSAQLKSLEEELDLRLFDRTPRGMVLTEEGKVIIEEASKALSAAENVKRTAKSFNGNGVRGEFKLGTISEPSVLRLSQFLTLILERYPELRLALSHSISGFIVDRVLERAINAGYIIGEVPHPDLEFIPVAPITLRVVGPMQLQHDIQKATWKDVATYPWITTPAKCSFRQIASDMFARNGVAPRTVIEADQENTLVDLVHTGVGLTLLREDLAIAAETAGKLVIWGPGVEVSHLNLVYLKSERDSPMLRAVLSVISDLWHGNQAGRRSHAARLAVSPTI; from the coding sequence ATGAATTTTCAGCACCTCCGGACTTTTGTCGTGATAGCGCAAGAGCGAAGCTTGACTCTCGCTGCAGACAAACTGTGCCTTAGCCAACCTGCCGTCAGTGCCCAATTGAAGAGCCTCGAGGAAGAGCTCGATTTGCGACTGTTCGATAGAACGCCGCGCGGCATGGTCCTGACGGAAGAGGGGAAGGTCATAATAGAAGAGGCCAGCAAAGCACTTTCGGCAGCGGAAAACGTAAAGCGCACTGCTAAATCCTTCAACGGCAACGGTGTACGAGGTGAATTCAAGCTGGGGACGATATCGGAACCCTCAGTGCTGAGGTTGAGTCAATTCTTGACGTTGATCTTGGAGCGGTATCCAGAGCTCAGGCTTGCGCTTTCGCACAGCATTTCGGGTTTTATCGTTGACAGGGTGCTGGAGAGGGCCATCAACGCCGGGTACATCATCGGCGAAGTACCACATCCTGATTTGGAATTCATTCCCGTTGCTCCGATTACGTTGCGCGTCGTTGGCCCGATGCAACTTCAGCACGATATTCAAAAAGCCACCTGGAAGGACGTTGCCACCTACCCTTGGATCACGACACCGGCGAAATGCTCGTTTCGTCAGATCGCTTCGGACATGTTCGCGAGAAACGGCGTCGCTCCGCGGACTGTTATCGAAGCGGACCAAGAAAATACTTTGGTTGACCTTGTGCACACCGGCGTCGGATTGACTCTTCTTCGCGAGGACCTTGCCATTGCTGCGGAGACTGCGGGGAAGTTGGTCATCTGGGGCCCGGGTGTGGAAGTGAGCCATCTCAACCTTGTATATCTCAAGTCTGAGCGGGACAGCCCGATGCTCAGGGCTGTCCTCTCCGTGATCTCAGACCTATGGCATGGAAATCAAGCCGGGCGCCGCTCTCATGCGGCTCGTTTAGCGGTCAGCCCCACCATCTGA
- a CDS encoding AraC family transcriptional regulator, with protein sequence MAPVLRHLRVPPLPRIERNGELIARALVHIETHLDELLDASTLADHAAMSRHHFHRMFRAYVGCSVAAYVTWRRLQRACALLASGREPVLDIALAVGYESAQALAKALRRELGTTATAVRNGDAGPWSDLLSPGRWPRFQPHRQGDPIMQPTRHATLPEGIVALTATARGMVDHQMTRSAQQAFGELYPAVAARGLLPQVSSIISIVPDEPKGPDDPHCRYVGGFVFGHSMLDGTGTCRQPELPLTGTLAWQPLQPGRYAVFTHRGPYSGLQHTWAAIYRDWLPASGEQLRDAPPLELCINTPQTAAPEDLHTEIWIPVEA encoded by the coding sequence ATGGCCCCCGTCCTCCGTCACCTCCGTGTCCCGCCCTTGCCGCGTATCGAGCGTAACGGCGAGCTGATCGCCCGGGCGCTCGTGCACATCGAGACCCACCTCGACGAGCTGCTCGACGCCAGCACGCTGGCCGATCACGCCGCGATGTCGCGCCACCACTTCCACCGCATGTTCCGGGCGTACGTCGGCTGCAGCGTTGCCGCGTATGTCACCTGGCGTCGCCTGCAGCGCGCTTGCGCGCTGCTCGCCAGCGGCCGCGAGCCCGTGCTCGACATCGCGCTGGCGGTCGGCTACGAGTCGGCGCAGGCGCTCGCGAAGGCCTTGCGCCGTGAACTGGGCACCACCGCGACCGCGGTGCGCAACGGCGACGCGGGGCCGTGGTCCGACCTGTTGTCCCCGGGGCGCTGGCCCCGCTTCCAACCACACCGCCAAGGAGATCCGATCATGCAGCCCACCCGCCACGCAACCTTGCCCGAGGGCATCGTCGCCCTCACCGCCACCGCGCGAGGTATGGTCGACCACCAGATGACCCGCTCGGCCCAGCAGGCCTTCGGCGAGCTCTATCCCGCGGTGGCCGCGCGGGGGCTGCTGCCACAGGTGTCCAGCATCATCAGCATCGTCCCGGACGAACCCAAGGGGCCGGACGATCCGCACTGCCGCTATGTGGGCGGTTTCGTGTTCGGCCATTCGATGCTCGACGGCACCGGCACCTGCCGGCAGCCCGAGCTGCCGCTCACCGGCACGCTGGCGTGGCAGCCCCTGCAGCCCGGCCGCTATGCCGTCTTCACCCACCGTGGCCCCTACAGCGGCCTGCAGCACACCTGGGCCGCGATCTACCGCGACTGGCTGCCGGCGTCGGGCGAGCAACTGCGCGACGCGCCGCCGCTGGAACTGTGCATCAACACGCCGCAGACCGCCGCCCCGGAAGACCTGCACACCGAGATCTGGATTCCGGTGGAGGCGTGA
- a CDS encoding 2OG-Fe(II) oxygenase, whose product MQVTRLGAGVLTIDGFLSPEECTALIVRSEAMGYSEAAIQTDDGDRLYKEARNNDRIIFDDNELALKVYERAKPCLPAELDGWRLSGLNPRWRYYRYGPEQKFTWHQDGTVRISPEEESLLTFMIYLNADFEGGSTDFGWDSVRPVQGRALVFPHRLRHQGAKMARGVKYVLRSDVMYASQAAPGQRCA is encoded by the coding sequence ATGCAAGTTACTCGCCTCGGTGCAGGCGTCCTCACCATCGATGGCTTCCTTTCACCAGAAGAATGCACCGCGTTGATCGTGCGCAGTGAAGCCATGGGCTATTCGGAAGCCGCCATACAAACCGACGACGGAGATCGGCTGTACAAGGAAGCGCGCAACAACGATCGCATCATCTTTGACGACAACGAGCTCGCCCTAAAGGTGTATGAGCGGGCCAAGCCGTGCTTGCCGGCAGAGCTGGACGGTTGGCGGTTGTCAGGACTGAACCCGCGCTGGCGCTACTACCGCTACGGCCCGGAGCAGAAGTTCACATGGCACCAGGACGGGACCGTGCGGATCAGTCCGGAAGAAGAGAGTTTGCTGACGTTCATGATCTACCTGAACGCCGATTTCGAGGGCGGCAGTACCGATTTTGGGTGGGACTCGGTCCGTCCGGTGCAGGGAAGGGCGCTGGTCTTTCCCCATCGCCTCCGGCATCAGGGGGCGAAGATGGCGAGGGGAGTGAAGTACGTGCTCCGGTCTGACGTGATGTACGCAAGCCAGGCGGCGCCTGGCCAACGGTGCGCTTGA